The following coding sequences lie in one Populus nigra chromosome 15, ddPopNigr1.1, whole genome shotgun sequence genomic window:
- the LOC133674075 gene encoding exosome complex exonuclease RRP46 homolog has protein sequence METDRDDGRSPSQLRPLSCARNVLHRAHGSASWSQGDTKVLAAVYGPKAGTKKNENPEKACIEVIWKPKTGQIGKLEKEFEMILKRTLQSICILTLNPNTTTSIIVQVVNDDGALLVCAINAACAALVDAGIPMKHLAVAICCCLAEGGYVILDPTKLEEQKMRGFAYLVFPNTVVSVLPEGSSHVEGEPMEHGIITSVTHGVMSVEEYLKCLERGRAASTKLSDFLRRSLQSQLPSDSSKAA, from the exons ATGGAGACTGACAGAGACGATGGTCGTTCTCCAAGCCAATTAAGACCTCTCTCTTGCGCTCGCAATGTACTTCACCGTGCTCATGGCTCTGCCAGTTGGTCTCAAG gGGATACAAAGGTCTTAGCTGCTGTTTATGGACCTAAAGCTGGCACAAAGAAGAATGAGAACCCTGAGAAGGCTTGTATTGAAGTTATTTGGAAGCCGAAGACAGGACAAATTG GAAAACTGGAAAAGGAATTTGAGATGATATTGAAGAGGACTTTGCAAAGTATCTGCATTTTGACTCTCAACCCAAACACCACAACATCAATTATCGTTCAG GTTGTTAATGATGATGGTGCT CTTCTAGTCTGTGCTATAAACGCAGCATGTGCTGCCCTCGTAGATGCTGGAATTCCTATGAAACATCTTGCAG TTGCAATATGTTGTTGTTTGGCAGAAGGTGGATATGTTATATTGGATCCTACCAAGCTGGAAGAGCAG AAAATGAGGGGATTCGCATATTTAGTCTTCCCAAACACTGTTGTCTCTGTTCTACCAGAAGGATCATCCCATGTAGAAGGTGAACCCATGGAACATGGAATCATCACCTCTGTTACCCATGGTGTAATGTCAG TGGAAGAATATCTCAAATGTCTAGAACGAGGGCGTGCAGCCAGTACAAAATTGTCTGATTTTCTCAGGAGGAGCTTGCAATCACAACTTCCAAGTGACTCATCTAAAGCTGCGTAA